One window of the Archangium primigenium genome contains the following:
- a CDS encoding cold-shock protein, translating to MASGTVKWFNDAKGFGFITQDSGGPDVFCHHTAIQSDGFRTLAEGQKVEFEVKKGPKGLQAENVRPV from the coding sequence ATGGCCAGTGGAACGGTGAAGTGGTTCAACGACGCGAAGGGCTTTGGCTTCATCACCCAGGACAGCGGGGGACCCGACGTGTTCTGTCACCACACCGCGATCCAGTCCGATGGCTTCCGCACCCTCGCCGAGGGGCAGAAGGTGGAGTTCGAGGTGAAGAAGGGCCCCAAGGGCCTGCAGGCCGAGAACGTCCGCCCGGTCTAG
- a CDS encoding tetratricopeptide repeat protein — MALLYHLAMSDARVEQFRKMAEQFPDNAMAQFSLGKALLEARRYAEAVGALESAVRLEPAYAAALVSLGDAHAGAGQTAQAREVLTRARDTALAQSHASLAEEIDERLSGLD, encoded by the coding sequence ATGGCTCTCCTCTATCACCTCGCCATGAGCGACGCCCGGGTGGAGCAGTTCAGGAAGATGGCGGAGCAGTTTCCCGACAACGCGATGGCCCAATTCTCCCTGGGCAAGGCCCTGCTGGAGGCCCGGCGCTACGCCGAGGCGGTGGGGGCCCTGGAGTCCGCCGTGCGCCTGGAGCCCGCCTACGCGGCGGCCCTGGTGTCGCTCGGGGATGCCCACGCGGGCGCCGGCCAGACGGCCCAGGCCCGCGAGGTGCTTACCCGGGCCCGGGACACCGCGCTTGCCCAGAGCCACGCGAGCCTCGCCGAGGAGATCGACGAGCGGCTGTCCGGACTGGACTGA
- a CDS encoding TetR family transcriptional regulator encodes MKRAWLPLLLCLALATPVWAASGLDAPRQEAQRARGRVRELRENQQRLRLELNTLAAHIERLKAEQKGRLVATPELQDALRRSQELSGQLTGLAQSLAGAESEAERGNLALYTVLSQELVRVRAAWEATRERHARAELVARMRELRAERDTLRASLPASQELSPPSLATSDDSEDLLEQVDALRDSEDKVRERLKLLRARLTEVREERELDRRMSDFLGEESMFDEQDRRLSLRLDSTGKMSVNATPRTGGNLLSTGGTADAVQSAPERDPTPATPTPPPTSEPGMDTPPNVGGAPRGGDAAGTSQPPVTATQAADSRPQVGTVRAQTLASDVPDDVRALERETARLEALARELDTRARSLERRARELR; translated from the coding sequence GCCCTGGCGACGCCCGTGTGGGCGGCGTCGGGACTGGACGCGCCGCGCCAGGAGGCCCAGCGCGCGCGGGGCCGGGTGCGCGAGCTGCGCGAGAATCAGCAGCGGCTGCGCCTGGAGCTCAACACCCTGGCGGCCCACATCGAGCGGCTCAAGGCGGAGCAGAAGGGCCGGCTGGTGGCCACGCCCGAGCTCCAGGACGCCCTGCGGCGCTCGCAGGAGCTGTCCGGCCAGCTCACCGGACTGGCCCAGTCGCTCGCCGGCGCCGAGTCCGAGGCGGAGCGCGGCAACCTGGCGCTGTACACGGTGCTCTCGCAGGAGCTCGTCCGGGTGCGCGCCGCCTGGGAGGCCACGCGCGAGCGCCACGCCCGCGCGGAGCTCGTCGCCCGGATGCGCGAGCTGCGCGCCGAGCGCGACACGCTGCGCGCCTCGCTGCCCGCCTCCCAGGAGCTGAGCCCGCCCTCGCTGGCCACGAGCGACGACTCGGAGGATCTGCTGGAGCAGGTGGATGCGCTGCGCGACTCGGAGGACAAGGTGCGCGAGCGGCTCAAGCTGCTGCGGGCCCGGCTCACCGAGGTGCGCGAGGAGCGGGAGCTGGACCGGCGCATGAGCGACTTCCTCGGCGAGGAGTCCATGTTCGACGAGCAGGACCGGCGCCTGAGCCTGCGCCTGGACAGCACCGGGAAGATGTCGGTGAACGCGACCCCGCGCACCGGGGGCAACCTCCTGAGCACCGGAGGGACCGCGGACGCCGTCCAGAGCGCTCCCGAGCGGGACCCCACCCCCGCCACGCCCACCCCCCCGCCCACCTCGGAGCCGGGCATGGACACCCCGCCGAACGTGGGCGGCGCGCCGAGAGGCGGCGACGCGGCCGGGACGTCCCAGCCCCCGGTGACCGCCACCCAGGCCGCCGACAGCCGACCGCAGGTGGGCACCGTGCGCGCGCAGACGCTGGCCAGTGACGTGCCGGATGACGTGCGCGCCCTGGAGCGGGAGACGGCGCGGCTCGAGGCGCTCGCGCGCGAGCTGGACACGCGCGCCCGCTCCCTGGAGCGCCGGGCCCGCGAGCTGCGCTAG